The Flavobacterium sp. 123 genome contains a region encoding:
- a CDS encoding T9SS sorting signal type C domain-containing protein codes for MKIFLPKSTIFAVLFLLFAQAVAYSQTLGDYRSNSTNGNWTTLSSWQYYNGTSWVTPSGTSPQGYPGQFTGTSSVLIKFGDVITVGTADLTTMQMGALTISGTLILDGGSGGGTFVLNTPRLIITEGLSPLAHIVFTNKVTLVLPANVSIQAGAGALPTPGNGLCNNNIEIQIGGKVLAYCTGTGSPAAEYTFTDIINNGGYNIVKASVLLTSDCKSSSFTLTGSATPTTGATYNWYSVPSGGAPIATGSTYTSSITATTTFYVEASYASPTSYITPRTSVVVTISPTLSPTWSGSAWSNGIPAINKAVLINGDYNAATSGNFEACSLTINNGATLTIPDTKFVTIQNDLTVNSGGILDIANQGSLVMINDSGVVTNNGTIKVNKTTTAYEKFDYTYWSSPFQSISIPAIFSGWRTDYAFDFHPENFIDSNADGFDDDQNDWANISSMSNPGKGFIVRMPDAGPFTGTSVVFTGNALNNGVVSPSILLTTDSDNANDWNLVGNPYPSAISADSFITQNSASISGTLYFWTHKQDISISNPGPGMYNYTQDDYAMYNLSGGVGTGTGNIEGGVAQVDTKPLGYIASGQGFFVEANVAGNLKFNNSMRSGATITNANTQFYKVATSKEKSTVKNRLWLNMENTDGMFSQQLVGYFAAATNAYDSGYDGLVSDAGNYISFYSFINEDIYKIQGRAAFNKEDQVRLGYFSSVSGTFNINIDSKEGVFNTDETPVYLEDKLLHIIHDLKKGAYSFSTQMGSFDDRFVLRYTNKENEISDKSENEITVYKDKNELVIDSKLQNISRVTVFDLYGKKLFDKELSNSKELHISNGILKNQVLVLNIKLANGQLVSKKVI; via the coding sequence ATGAAAATATTTTTACCCAAATCTACTATTTTCGCAGTTCTATTTTTGTTGTTTGCACAAGCAGTTGCTTATTCTCAAACACTTGGAGATTATAGGTCAAATTCAACAAATGGAAATTGGACTACTTTATCAAGCTGGCAATATTATAATGGGACTTCGTGGGTTACCCCATCCGGGACGTCACCGCAGGGTTATCCGGGACAATTTACAGGAACGAGTTCAGTTCTAATTAAGTTTGGAGATGTTATAACTGTAGGAACAGCTGATTTAACAACAATGCAGATGGGTGCCTTAACAATTAGTGGTACCTTAATTTTAGATGGAGGATCAGGTGGAGGAACTTTCGTGTTAAATACACCTAGACTTATAATCACTGAAGGTCTTAGTCCGTTAGCTCATATTGTTTTTACAAATAAAGTTACTTTAGTTTTACCAGCTAATGTGTCAATTCAGGCTGGAGCAGGTGCGTTACCTACACCAGGTAATGGTTTGTGTAATAACAATATAGAAATTCAGATTGGAGGGAAAGTTTTAGCCTATTGTACTGGTACAGGGAGTCCTGCTGCTGAATATACTTTTACGGATATAATAAATAATGGAGGATATAACATTGTAAAAGCTTCGGTATTATTAACCTCTGACTGTAAATCAAGTTCTTTTACCCTAACAGGAAGTGCAACTCCTACCACAGGAGCTACTTATAACTGGTATTCTGTTCCTAGCGGAGGAGCGCCAATTGCCACAGGTTCTACTTATACATCTTCAATAACTGCAACAACAACATTTTATGTTGAGGCATCATATGCATCACCCACATCATATATAACACCTAGAACTTCGGTAGTTGTAACGATTAGCCCTACTTTGAGTCCTACTTGGAGCGGCTCAGCATGGTCAAATGGAATTCCAGCAATAAATAAAGCCGTATTAATAAATGGAGATTATAATGCAGCTACTTCTGGAAATTTTGAAGCTTGTAGCTTGACTATTAATAATGGCGCAACACTTACTATTCCTGACACCAAATTTGTGACAATACAAAATGATTTAACAGTAAATTCTGGAGGTATTTTAGACATTGCTAATCAAGGTTCACTTGTCATGATAAATGATTCGGGTGTTGTAACTAATAATGGAACAATCAAAGTAAATAAGACAACTACTGCTTATGAAAAATTTGATTATACGTATTGGTCAAGCCCTTTTCAAAGTATATCTATTCCAGCAATATTTTCGGGATGGAGAACAGATTATGCTTTTGATTTTCACCCTGAAAATTTTATTGATTCAAATGCGGATGGGTTTGATGACGATCAAAATGATTGGGCTAACATCAGTTCTATGAGTAATCCTGGTAAAGGTTTTATTGTGCGTATGCCAGATGCTGGACCTTTTACCGGGACTTCAGTGGTTTTTACGGGAAATGCACTTAATAATGGAGTGGTTTCGCCTTCAATTCTATTGACTACAGATTCGGATAATGCTAATGATTGGAATTTAGTTGGGAATCCGTATCCATCAGCTATTTCAGCAGATAGTTTTATTACTCAAAATAGTGCTTCAATTTCAGGAACACTTTATTTTTGGACACATAAACAAGATATTTCTATCAGTAATCCAGGACCTGGAATGTATAACTACACACAGGACGACTATGCTATGTATAATTTAAGCGGAGGAGTGGGTACAGGCACAGGAAATATAGAAGGAGGAGTTGCACAAGTAGATACTAAACCATTAGGCTATATAGCTTCTGGGCAAGGTTTTTTTGTTGAGGCAAATGTTGCTGGAAATTTGAAATTTAATAATTCAATGCGTTCAGGTGCAACAATTACAAATGCTAATACACAGTTTTATAAAGTAGCAACTAGTAAAGAGAAATCAACAGTAAAAAATCGTCTTTGGTTGAATATGGAAAATACCGATGGTATGTTTAGCCAACAATTAGTGGGTTATTTTGCTGCTGCTACGAATGCTTATGATTCTGGATATGATGGTTTAGTATCTGATGCTGGAAATTACATTAGTTTTTACTCTTTTATAAATGAAGACATCTACAAAATTCAAGGCAGAGCTGCTTTTAATAAAGAAGATCAAGTTCGTTTGGGTTATTTTAGTTCTGTGTCAGGGACTTTTAATATAAATATAGATTCTAAAGAAGGGGTTTTTAATACAGATGAAACGCCTGTTTATCTTGAAGATAAGTTGTTACATATTATTCATGATTTAAAGAAAGGGGCCTATAGTTTTTCTACTCAAATGGGTAGTTTTGATGATCGTTTTGTTTTGCGTTATACGAATAAGGAAAATGAAATTTCAGATAAATCTGAAAATGAAATTACGGTCTATAAAGATAAAAATGAATTAGTTATTGATTCTAAACTTCAAAATATTTCTAGAGTTACCGTTTTTGATTTGTATGGAAAAAAGCTGTTTGATAAAGAATTGTCAAACAGTAAAGAATTGCATATTTCAAATGGGATATTAAAAAACCAAGTATTAGTGTTAAATATAAAATTAGCTAATGGTCAATTGGTTTCCAAAAAAGTCATATAG
- a CDS encoding phosphatase PAP2 family protein, whose product MKNKIQQTAYTTLLILFLCFTFSCSDDITERNEEFHALNPTNVDELAGTWKTFLLTAPDEFALDTPIATNSSAFTREINEIKSYQTNITEDQKRIIKYWSAGGVLRWNEIMRTLVARHNRPPYQNEDGTYPAPSSANPFANPQFPFSNPPYAARAYAYVSAAQYDALVATWHYKKLYNRAAPFTVDSNVQVLIPKSTLPSYPSEDGVLSGVTVELLKLLFPTEIAYIDEKADEEKLYRIISGANVRSDVEAGIILGRKIAGKFIARAAGDGTGAAIGTPEIWAQLETLTALTGETPWKSLELPVRPPMLPLFGKVKSFLMTPEMVVASRPVPPPSTKSEQFAKELAEIKNYSENVTKERQKIVTFWADGVGTYTPPGHWNAIAAESFVEQNYSEVRWARNMALLNVAMMDAAISCWDAKYFYFNPRPSQMDSSIKTTTGLPNFPSYVSGHSTFSGAACIVLSHIIPAKAQSYQLMARQASDSRMFGAIHYRSDCEKGLILGETVGGFAVTRATIDGAE is encoded by the coding sequence ATGAAAAATAAAATACAACAAACTGCATATACAACTCTCCTAATCTTATTTCTTTGTTTCACTTTTTCTTGTAGTGACGACATTACAGAAAGAAATGAGGAATTCCATGCCTTAAACCCAACTAATGTCGATGAGCTAGCTGGAACATGGAAAACTTTCTTGTTGACAGCACCAGATGAGTTCGCTTTAGACACACCTATAGCAACTAACAGTTCAGCTTTTACTAGAGAAATTAATGAAATTAAAAGCTATCAAACCAATATAACTGAGGATCAAAAGAGAATCATAAAATACTGGAGTGCTGGTGGTGTTCTACGTTGGAATGAAATTATGAGAACCTTAGTAGCAAGACACAACCGTCCTCCTTATCAAAATGAAGATGGAACTTATCCCGCTCCTTCATCTGCAAATCCTTTTGCTAATCCACAATTTCCTTTTTCAAATCCTCCATATGCAGCTAGAGCGTACGCTTATGTAAGTGCTGCTCAATATGATGCATTAGTAGCAACTTGGCATTACAAAAAACTTTACAATAGAGCTGCTCCATTTACAGTAGATTCAAATGTACAAGTTTTAATTCCAAAAAGCACTCTTCCTTCTTATCCATCAGAAGACGGCGTTTTATCAGGCGTTACTGTTGAATTATTAAAATTACTATTCCCAACAGAAATCGCTTATATCGATGAAAAAGCAGATGAAGAAAAACTGTATCGAATCATCAGTGGCGCAAATGTGCGAAGTGATGTGGAAGCTGGAATTATTTTAGGAAGAAAAATTGCTGGAAAATTCATTGCTCGTGCTGCTGGAGATGGTACTGGAGCAGCAATTGGAACACCAGAAATTTGGGCACAATTAGAAACACTAACTGCTTTGACAGGAGAAACGCCATGGAAATCACTAGAATTACCGGTAAGACCTCCTATGCTTCCTTTATTTGGAAAAGTAAAATCATTTTTGATGACTCCAGAAATGGTTGTAGCAAGTCGTCCCGTTCCACCACCTTCAACAAAATCAGAGCAGTTTGCAAAGGAATTAGCTGAAATAAAAAATTACAGTGAAAATGTAACTAAAGAGCGTCAAAAAATTGTGACCTTCTGGGCAGACGGAGTGGGAACCTATACTCCTCCAGGGCACTGGAATGCCATTGCAGCAGAATCATTTGTTGAACAAAATTACAGTGAAGTACGATGGGCTAGAAATATGGCTTTACTAAATGTAGCTATGATGGATGCAGCGATAAGCTGTTGGGATGCGAAGTATTTTTACTTTAATCCAAGACCAAGCCAAATGGATTCTTCAATAAAAACGACAACGGGGCTTCCTAATTTTCCTTCCTATGTGTCAGGCCACTCAACATTTAGCGGTGCTGCCTGTATCGTTTTATCACATATCATTCCTGCCAAAGCACAGAGCTATCAATTGATGGCAAGACAGGCCTCAGATTCTAGAATGTTTGGTGCGATACACTATAGAAGTGATTGTGAAAAGGGACTTATATTAGGAGAAACTGTTGGTGGATTTGCTGTAACAAGAGCAACTATTGATGGAGCAGAATAA
- the bioD gene encoding dethiobiotin synthase: protein MKLFITGISTDVGKTIASAIITESLEADYWKPIQAGDLEHSDSHKIKSFLSNSKSVIHPNSYALQTPASPHLAAEIDKITIDLNKIVAPKTQNHLVIEGAGGVFVPLNDKDCVIDLIQPDYKVIVVSRHYLGSINHTLLTIEALRNRKINIAGIIFSGEENKATETIILSKTGLKSIGRIEQEPYFDQNVIREYADLFRQKLLDL, encoded by the coding sequence ATGAAACTATTCATAACAGGAATTTCAACAGATGTAGGCAAAACAATTGCTTCTGCTATTATTACGGAATCATTAGAGGCAGATTATTGGAAACCCATTCAAGCAGGGGATTTAGAGCATTCTGACAGTCATAAAATCAAATCATTTTTGTCAAATAGTAAATCAGTAATTCACCCAAATAGTTATGCACTTCAAACGCCAGCAAGTCCACATCTTGCAGCAGAAATAGATAAAATCACGATTGATTTGAATAAAATTGTTGCGCCTAAAACTCAGAATCATCTGGTTATTGAAGGTGCGGGTGGTGTTTTTGTTCCTTTAAACGATAAAGACTGCGTTATAGATTTGATTCAACCTGATTATAAAGTTATAGTTGTTTCTAGGCATTATTTAGGGAGCATAAATCATACTTTGCTAACTATTGAAGCCTTGCGAAATCGGAAAATAAATATTGCTGGAATTATTTTTTCTGGAGAAGAAAATAAAGCTACCGAAACAATAATTCTGAGTAAAACAGGTTTAAAATCCATAGGTAGAATAGAACAAGAACCCTATTTTGACCAAAATGTAATTCGGGAATACGCTGATTTGTTTCGACAGAAATTATTAGATCTATAA
- the bioA gene encoding adenosylmethionine--8-amino-7-oxononanoate transaminase: MNLTERDRQHLWHPYTQHKTAALPIAIKKGKGALLWDENDKEFIDAIASWWVNPYGHSNTVIADAIYKQLTTLEHVLFGGFTHEPAILVAEKLIEILPKNQQKIFFSDNGSTAVEVAIKVALQYFFNKGEKRTTIIAFENAFHGDTFAAMAASGISFYTQAFQGMFIDVVRIPVPVKGQEKESFEALKKAIKSNNVAGFIFEPLVQGAAGMVMFEPESLEELIRICKENNVLTIADEVMTGFGKTGKTFAMDYLVEKPDMMCLSKALTGGTIPMAITTFTSDIFDAFYNDDINKALFHGHTFTANPTGCAAALASLELLQTDEMQANIIRVNQRHLDFQERIKQHPKVTTTRVLGVIFALEIKTESSASYYGSLRNKLYDFFIENGVILRPVGNIVYILPPYIITDEQLQRIYQVVENALEIV; this comes from the coding sequence ATGAACTTAACAGAAAGAGACCGTCAACACCTTTGGCATCCCTATACGCAACACAAAACTGCAGCACTTCCTATTGCAATTAAAAAAGGGAAAGGAGCTTTGCTTTGGGATGAAAATGACAAGGAATTTATAGATGCGATCGCTTCGTGGTGGGTGAATCCTTATGGACATTCTAACACGGTTATAGCAGATGCAATTTATAAGCAACTAACAACTTTAGAACATGTTCTTTTTGGTGGTTTTACACATGAACCAGCTATTTTGGTTGCCGAAAAACTGATTGAAATTCTACCCAAAAATCAACAAAAAATATTTTTTTCAGATAATGGTTCTACTGCGGTTGAAGTAGCTATAAAAGTCGCATTACAATATTTTTTCAATAAAGGAGAAAAAAGGACTACTATTATTGCTTTCGAAAATGCTTTTCACGGGGACACCTTTGCAGCTATGGCAGCAAGCGGAATTTCATTTTACACGCAAGCTTTTCAAGGAATGTTCATTGATGTGGTTAGGATTCCAGTTCCTGTAAAAGGGCAGGAAAAAGAAAGTTTTGAGGCTTTAAAAAAAGCAATAAAAAGCAATAATGTTGCAGGTTTTATTTTTGAACCTTTAGTACAAGGAGCGGCTGGAATGGTGATGTTTGAACCTGAATCATTAGAGGAATTAATCCGAATTTGTAAAGAAAATAATGTGCTAACTATTGCCGATGAGGTAATGACTGGTTTTGGAAAAACAGGAAAGACGTTTGCGATGGATTATTTGGTTGAAAAACCAGATATGATGTGTTTGTCAAAAGCGTTGACTGGAGGGACAATCCCAATGGCAATTACTACTTTTACTTCGGATATATTCGATGCTTTTTATAATGATGATATTAATAAAGCTTTGTTTCATGGGCATACTTTTACAGCAAATCCAACAGGTTGTGCAGCTGCTTTAGCGAGTTTGGAGCTTTTGCAAACAGATGAAATGCAAGCGAATATTATTCGGGTAAATCAAAGGCATTTGGATTTTCAAGAACGAATTAAACAACATCCCAAAGTAACTACAACCCGTGTGTTGGGTGTGATTTTTGCTTTGGAAATAAAAACAGAAAGTTCGGCTAGTTATTATGGCAGCTTGAGAAACAAATTGTATGATTTTTTTATTGAAAACGGAGTAATTCTAAGGCCTGTGGGTAATATTGTTTATATTTTACCACCTTACATTATCACTGATGAACAATTACAAAGAATATATCAAGTAGTAGAAAATGCACTGGAAATAGTTTAA
- a CDS encoding regulatory protein RecX, which translates to MPTIPTLKEALQKIEHYCAYQERCHDEVISKLKSLKLNSNEIDEIIVHLIEHNFLNETRFACSFARGKHRIKFWGKIRIINELKFRNISQYNINLGLAEITPEEYATTFDTLAQRNWDSIRESNIQKKRKKCSDFLLRKGFESNLVYEKIKELEQF; encoded by the coding sequence ATGCCAACTATTCCAACTTTAAAAGAAGCGCTCCAAAAAATAGAACATTATTGTGCTTATCAGGAACGTTGCCATGACGAGGTAATTTCAAAATTGAAATCCTTGAAACTGAATTCAAACGAAATTGACGAAATAATCGTTCATCTTATCGAACATAATTTTCTCAATGAAACACGTTTTGCTTGCAGTTTTGCCCGTGGAAAACACCGAATAAAGTTTTGGGGAAAAATTAGGATTATCAACGAATTAAAATTTCGTAATATCTCACAATACAATATCAACTTAGGGCTTGCAGAAATTACCCCTGAAGAATATGCAACAACATTTGACACATTAGCTCAAAGAAATTGGGATTCTATTAGAGAATCTAACATTCAAAAAAAACGAAAAAAATGTTCTGATTTTTTACTGCGAAAAGGCTTTGAAAGCAATCTAGTTTATGAAAAAATCAAAGAACTAGAACAGTTCTAA
- a CDS encoding beta-ketoacyl synthase N-terminal-like domain-containing protein has protein sequence MPQTISITAIASISPLGNEIETIWENYNTDKTCFEERFLDQKNTLVASLDSDSKQIVDALQQSDIKYKFLDKSVLYAMAASRKAIQNAGWTSNDVFGINIGSSRGATDLFEKHYKDYLETGKAQTLASPTTTLGNISSWVAHDLQSCGPEISHSITCSTALHSLLNGVAWLRAGMADKFLVGGSEAPLTDFTIAQMRALKIYSNSQETYPNRALDFEKKQNTMILGEGASVCCLEIGKKENALAYIEGIGYATEILEHNISISAEATCFQKSMKMALQNTDITEVDAIVMHAPGTIKGDITEYKAIEKVFGESLPLLTTNKWKIGHTFGASGILSLELAVLMMHHNTFIEVPFARAQKQTKPIKKVLVNAVGFGGNAVSVLVSL, from the coding sequence TTGCCACAGACAATATCCATTACTGCAATTGCTTCAATTTCGCCTTTAGGGAATGAAATTGAAACGATTTGGGAAAATTATAATACTGACAAAACCTGTTTTGAGGAACGGTTTTTAGATCAAAAAAACACTTTGGTTGCTTCTTTGGATTCAGATTCAAAACAAATAGTTGATGCTTTGCAGCAATCAGATATCAAATATAAATTTCTGGATAAGTCGGTTTTATATGCCATGGCAGCTTCTCGAAAAGCAATACAAAATGCGGGTTGGACTTCAAATGATGTTTTCGGAATTAATATAGGATCTTCCCGTGGAGCTACTGATTTGTTTGAAAAACATTACAAAGATTATTTAGAAACAGGGAAAGCGCAAACTTTGGCTTCGCCTACAACCACTTTAGGGAATATTTCTTCTTGGGTGGCTCATGATTTACAAAGTTGTGGTCCTGAAATCTCTCATTCTATAACTTGTTCTACGGCTTTGCATTCGTTGTTAAATGGAGTGGCTTGGCTTCGAGCGGGAATGGCTGATAAATTTTTGGTTGGCGGTAGCGAAGCTCCTTTAACTGATTTTACAATTGCCCAAATGCGAGCGCTGAAAATTTATTCGAACAGTCAAGAAACCTATCCAAATCGAGCTTTAGATTTTGAAAAAAAACAAAACACAATGATTCTTGGTGAAGGAGCTTCGGTTTGTTGTTTGGAAATTGGCAAAAAAGAAAATGCGTTGGCTTACATAGAAGGAATTGGTTATGCAACGGAAATTTTAGAGCATAATATTTCTATTTCGGCAGAAGCAACTTGCTTTCAAAAATCGATGAAAATGGCTTTGCAAAATACCGATATAACAGAAGTTGACGCTATTGTTATGCATGCTCCCGGAACCATAAAAGGGGATATTACAGAGTATAAAGCTATTGAGAAAGTTTTTGGCGAAAGCCTTCCTTTATTAACAACTAATAAATGGAAAATTGGTCACACTTTTGGCGCTTCTGGAATTTTGAGTTTAGAATTGGCAGTTTTGATGATGCATCACAATACTTTTATAGAAGTTCCTTTTGCTAGAGCACAAAAACAAACAAAACCGATCAAAAAAGTATTGGTTAATGCAGTCGGTTTTGGTGGTAATGCAGTGAGCGTTTTAGTCTCTTTATAG
- a CDS encoding 8-amino-7-oxononanoate synthase, which produces MKKFPKNLSDKLELRIANNALRQLPLSIDLVDFASNDYLGLSNSDFVFDTTHQFLLDRNIKKNGATGSRLLSGNHKLYTETEDFIAKFHQSETALIFNSGYDANVGFFSSVPQKGDLILYDELCHASIRDGIKLSNAKAYKFQHNDFEDLEHLILRNQDTIIYIVTESVFSMDGDTPNLEELVRVSDQYNCYLVIDEAHALGVFGSPETSGGEGLVQMLGLQDHVFARIMTFGKGLGCHGAAVLGSPELKAYLVNFARSFIYTTGLSPHSVATILVAYQFLNGNPEAIQALKNNISHFNKMKNSLSLKPIFVRSKSAIQSAIIPGNEHVKSIANQFQEKGFDVKAILSPTVPEGQERLRFCLHSFNSPEEISEVLTLLSNFVF; this is translated from the coding sequence ATGAAAAAATTCCCGAAAAACCTTTCTGATAAACTAGAGTTAAGAATCGCAAATAACGCCTTGCGGCAATTGCCTTTGAGTATTGATTTAGTGGATTTTGCTTCTAATGATTATCTTGGATTGTCAAACTCTGACTTCGTTTTTGATACTACACATCAGTTTTTATTGGATAGAAACATAAAAAAAAATGGGGCTACTGGCTCCCGATTACTTTCTGGAAATCATAAATTATATACAGAAACAGAAGATTTTATTGCAAAATTCCATCAGTCAGAAACTGCTTTAATCTTCAATTCGGGCTATGATGCGAATGTAGGTTTCTTTAGTTCCGTTCCTCAGAAAGGAGATTTGATTTTGTATGATGAATTGTGCCACGCTTCCATTCGTGACGGAATCAAATTATCTAACGCGAAAGCATATAAATTTCAACACAACGATTTTGAAGATTTAGAACATTTAATTTTGAGAAATCAAGATACAATTATTTATATCGTTACAGAATCAGTCTTTTCAATGGATGGAGATACGCCAAACCTAGAAGAATTAGTACGGGTTTCAGACCAATACAATTGTTATTTGGTTATTGACGAAGCACATGCATTGGGAGTTTTTGGTTCTCCCGAAACTTCGGGAGGAGAAGGATTAGTCCAAATGTTAGGTTTGCAAGATCATGTTTTTGCCCGCATTATGACTTTTGGAAAAGGATTAGGATGTCATGGGGCAGCAGTTTTAGGCTCTCCGGAATTGAAAGCCTATTTAGTTAATTTTGCCCGAAGTTTTATTTATACAACAGGACTTTCTCCACATTCGGTTGCAACAATTTTAGTTGCGTATCAATTTTTAAATGGAAATCCAGAGGCTATTCAAGCATTAAAAAACAACATTTCTCATTTCAATAAAATGAAAAATAGTCTTAGCTTGAAACCAATTTTTGTCCGAAGTAAATCTGCTATTCAATCCGCTATAATTCCGGGGAATGAACATGTCAAATCAATTGCCAATCAGTTTCAAGAAAAAGGATTTGATGTCAAAGCTATTTTATCTCCAACTGTTCCCGAAGGACAGGAACGTTTGCGGTTTTGTTTGCATAGTTTTAATTCGCCCGAAGAAATTTCAGAAGTCTTGACTTTGTTAAGTAACTTTGTATTTTAA